In one Arenibacter antarcticus genomic region, the following are encoded:
- a CDS encoding L-threonylcarbamoyladenylate synthase, giving the protein MSEFIKIYPENPNPKEINKVVNILRKGGLIIYPTDTVYGLGCDITNTKALEKIARIKGVKLAKANWSFICADLSNLSDYVRQIDSATFKILKRALPGPYTFILPGNNNLPKEFKKKKTVGIRVPDNSIARSLVEVLGNPIISTSIRDEDTVLEYTTDPELIYEKWKNLVDVVIDGGYGDNVGSTVIDLSEDEPIIVREGKGSLDIF; this is encoded by the coding sequence ATGTCTGAATTTATTAAAATTTATCCGGAAAATCCTAATCCTAAGGAAATTAACAAGGTGGTCAATATTTTACGCAAAGGTGGATTGATAATCTACCCGACAGATACGGTATATGGTTTGGGTTGTGATATTACCAATACCAAAGCGTTGGAAAAAATTGCTAGGATCAAGGGGGTGAAATTGGCCAAGGCAAATTGGTCCTTTATTTGTGCGGATCTGAGTAACTTGTCTGACTATGTTCGTCAAATTGATTCAGCAACTTTCAAGATCCTTAAGAGGGCTTTACCTGGTCCTTATACCTTTATACTCCCAGGGAACAATAACCTACCAAAAGAGTTTAAAAAGAAGAAAACGGTGGGTATAAGGGTCCCCGACAATTCTATTGCCCGATCATTGGTGGAGGTCTTGGGAAATCCTATAATCTCAACCTCGATAAGGGATGAGGATACCGTATTGGAATATACCACCGATCCAGAATTGATCTATGAGAAATGGAAAAACCTTGTCGATGTTGTAATAGATGGTGGATATGGGGATAACGTTGGTTCTACGGTTATAGACCTCTCCGAGGACGAACCTATAATTGTAAGGGAAGGGAAGGGGAGTCTAGATATTTTTTAA